One Ensifer adhaerens genomic region harbors:
- a CDS encoding acylneuraminate cytidylyltransferase yields the protein MARRKARRANSANFVMQVVAVIPARGGSVGLPGKNTRYLNGVPLVGRAVLAAIESKFVSNVYVSSDSSEILEVAKRFGATAITRPPALSNSTASSESALIHALREIEGMTGTMPDVLVFIQCTSPFTTPEQIDAVVSELLNRGAASAFAAIEDHGFIWQVASDGTAIGLTHNHAEPRQRRQDMIPRYRETGAIYAVRVPEFLATEQRFCGVTVLVPVAMPPIEIDTAEDWVIAEAYAEIHDLQRTIPKRTIRALVTDFDGVHTDDRVLVNQDGTEAVRCSRSDGMGIEFLRNRGVKTLILSREKNPVVSARAAKLQMDVLHHVHNKLPALDAWRAENRLEWTEIAYVGNDVNDLDCMKACGLSFAPSDAHTEAKAVATLVLGKAGGNGALREVSELLTSQKLIG from the coding sequence ATGGCGCGAAGAAAAGCACGGCGGGCAAATTCGGCAAATTTCGTGATGCAAGTTGTCGCCGTAATTCCAGCTCGGGGAGGTTCTGTTGGCCTCCCTGGCAAGAACACACGATATTTGAATGGGGTGCCCTTGGTAGGGCGCGCCGTTTTGGCTGCTATTGAGTCGAAATTCGTGTCCAACGTCTACGTTTCATCCGACTCATCGGAGATACTCGAGGTAGCGAAACGTTTCGGCGCTACTGCTATCACCCGCCCGCCCGCGCTATCAAATTCCACCGCAAGTTCTGAATCGGCACTAATACATGCCTTGCGTGAGATTGAAGGCATGACGGGGACGATGCCGGATGTGCTCGTTTTCATTCAATGCACCTCACCGTTTACCACTCCCGAGCAAATCGATGCTGTTGTATCGGAACTTTTAAATCGCGGGGCTGCGAGCGCCTTCGCCGCGATTGAGGATCACGGCTTCATTTGGCAAGTAGCTAGCGATGGAACAGCGATCGGTCTTACACACAATCATGCGGAACCGCGTCAACGGCGACAGGATATGATACCGCGCTACAGAGAGACGGGAGCCATCTATGCTGTTCGCGTACCTGAGTTCTTGGCTACCGAGCAAAGGTTCTGCGGCGTAACAGTTCTTGTCCCGGTCGCTATGCCGCCAATTGAAATTGATACGGCTGAGGATTGGGTAATCGCTGAAGCCTATGCCGAGATCCATGACTTGCAGCGAACCATACCGAAGAGGACGATTAGGGCGCTTGTCACGGACTTCGACGGCGTACATACGGATGACCGAGTGCTTGTTAACCAAGACGGTACGGAGGCGGTTCGTTGCAGTCGTAGTGATGGTATGGGCATTGAATTTCTTCGGAATCGGGGAGTTAAAACACTCATTCTGTCTCGTGAGAAAAATCCCGTAGTGAGCGCACGTGCGGCCAAGCTTCAGATGGATGTTTTGCATCATGTTCACAATAAGTTGCCAGCGCTTGACGCTTGGCGCGCTGAAAACCGCCTCGAGTGGACGGAGATAGCGTACGTCGGCAATGATGTTAATGATCTGGATTGCATGAAAGCTTGCGGGCTAAGTTTCGCTCCATCTGACGCCCATACTGAGGCTAAGGCTGTAGCAACACTCGTGCTTGGAAAGGCTGGTGGAAACGGCGCCCTGAGGGAAGTTAGTGAGTTGCTCACCTCGCAAAAGCTGATCGGGTAA
- a CDS encoding N-acetylneuraminate synthase family protein — MTNEIKVIAEIGCNHMGSMDIAKELIRVAAKICGAHVAKFQKRHNRELLTPEEYDRPHPVPANSYGATYGEHREFLEFSVGQHRELREECQAMGIDYSTSVWDLTSAQEIAALKPNLIKLPSATNQHYVLQEFLCKNFDGEIHVSTGMTTHEETDRLVEFYEKRGRAKDLVLYACTSGYPVAFADICVLEINRLQERYGDKVKSIGFSGHHLGIAADVAAMTAGIIGRNVYGKGDFEYVERHFTLDRTWKGTDHAASLEPDGLRRLCRDLKNVSKAVTYKGKEMLDVELVQRDKLKWREEKHGGQIRQIS; from the coding sequence ATGACAAACGAAATTAAAGTGATTGCGGAAATCGGCTGCAACCACATGGGTAGCATGGACATTGCCAAGGAACTCATACGTGTTGCCGCAAAGATCTGCGGCGCCCACGTCGCCAAATTTCAGAAGCGTCACAACCGAGAGCTGCTGACTCCGGAAGAGTATGATCGGCCGCACCCCGTTCCTGCCAATTCGTATGGTGCGACCTACGGCGAGCATCGTGAGTTTCTTGAGTTTTCTGTTGGTCAGCATCGGGAACTGCGCGAAGAGTGCCAGGCGATGGGGATCGACTATTCAACTTCCGTGTGGGATCTTACGTCTGCGCAGGAGATCGCCGCTCTGAAACCTAATCTGATAAAGTTGCCGTCCGCAACAAATCAGCATTATGTGCTTCAGGAGTTCCTCTGCAAGAACTTTGATGGAGAGATCCATGTCTCTACCGGAATGACCACGCATGAAGAAACTGACCGGCTCGTAGAGTTTTACGAAAAGCGTGGGCGCGCCAAAGATCTGGTTCTCTATGCGTGCACGTCGGGCTATCCGGTGGCCTTTGCCGATATTTGTGTGCTTGAGATTAACCGATTGCAGGAACGCTACGGTGACAAAGTTAAGTCGATTGGCTTTTCTGGCCATCACCTGGGGATCGCCGCAGACGTCGCCGCGATGACGGCGGGGATCATTGGTCGAAATGTTTATGGCAAAGGGGACTTTGAGTACGTAGAGCGTCATTTCACGCTGGACCGCACTTGGAAGGGGACCGATCACGCCGCAAGTCTTGAGCCTGACGGGTTGCGCCGTCTCTGCCGCGATTTGAAGAATGTGAGCAAGGCGGTGACGTACAAGGGAAAAGAAATGCTCGACGTCGAGCTGGTCCAACGTGACAAGCTGAAATGGCGCGAAGAAAAGCACGGCGGGCAAATTCGGCAAATTTCGTGA
- a CDS encoding capsular biosynthesis protein encodes MPRRKAFFFGFKPWKDEVPNWFPDLECTVLSRKAPTMLIHGWPFRLLLYKKPEVYVWGFKYWPFLKIFCGICGIPFFHVEDGFLRSVALGAHRSPPASLIVDSRTMHYDARNASDLELILETYDFASDKALMERAEKCIELLLNFRVSKYNLGRRLTLDAVLGKKERPRILVIGQVETDAAVKYGCDRPLTNNDLVRLAAAENPNAQIVYKPHPEVLHRTRAWVSDPAAVADICEVLIDDIAPAEAFEGVDRVYTISSLMGFEALLRGIAVTCYGLPFYAGWGVTDDRLRTSRRTKLRSVQEIFAAAYILRSRYFVSSQPSEMEAVLQWLHDATEAARVRALTDNEGPGLSSLSTN; translated from the coding sequence ATGCCGCGCAGAAAAGCCTTCTTCTTCGGCTTCAAACCTTGGAAAGATGAGGTTCCGAATTGGTTTCCTGATCTTGAATGCACTGTGCTAAGCCGCAAGGCGCCCACAATGCTGATCCACGGTTGGCCTTTTCGATTACTTCTCTACAAGAAGCCTGAAGTCTATGTTTGGGGTTTCAAATATTGGCCGTTTTTGAAGATATTCTGCGGTATCTGTGGAATTCCATTTTTTCATGTTGAGGATGGCTTCCTTCGCTCGGTGGCGCTCGGTGCCCATAGATCTCCACCCGCATCGCTCATTGTTGACTCACGTACCATGCACTACGATGCGCGGAATGCCTCTGATCTTGAACTTATCCTCGAGACATACGATTTCGCTTCAGACAAAGCCCTAATGGAGCGAGCGGAAAAGTGTATAGAACTGTTGCTCAATTTTCGAGTGAGCAAGTACAACTTGGGCAGACGCCTGACTCTCGATGCTGTTCTCGGGAAAAAGGAGAGGCCGCGTATCTTGGTTATTGGACAGGTGGAAACTGATGCCGCAGTAAAGTACGGTTGTGATCGGCCCCTAACCAATAACGATCTCGTTCGGCTTGCCGCAGCCGAAAACCCGAACGCGCAGATCGTCTACAAGCCGCACCCTGAGGTATTGCATCGCACCCGCGCTTGGGTTTCAGACCCGGCGGCCGTCGCTGACATCTGTGAGGTGTTGATTGATGACATAGCGCCAGCGGAAGCGTTCGAGGGAGTCGATCGAGTGTATACAATCAGCTCGCTTATGGGGTTTGAAGCCCTTCTTCGTGGGATCGCGGTGACGTGCTACGGTTTGCCGTTCTATGCTGGTTGGGGCGTAACCGACGATAGGCTGCGCACTTCGCGCCGAACCAAGCTCCGCTCTGTGCAGGAGATATTTGCTGCAGCGTACATACTACGATCTCGCTACTTCGTGAGTTCTCAGCCCTCCGAAATGGAGGCTGTACTCCAATGGTTGCATGACGCAACTGAAGCCGCCCGGGTCCGAGCTTTGACGGACAATGAAGGTCCAGGGCTGAGTTCTTTGTCCACCAACTGA